Within the Debaryomyces hansenii CBS767 chromosome E complete sequence genome, the region TCCCGTTAAGTTTctctaatttcttattgTAATCTTTTTCTATTTGAATCCTTTCCCTATAGAAGTCTAACAACTCTTCGAGAGTTGTCAACGCATGCTTTATCTTTGTTTGGATCACTTTGAATCCGGAGTCTCGGCGGCCCCAAAAGTTATTAACAAATGTAGTGTTCTCACTGCGTATCCGATCAATTCTTGTCATATTTTGCCCTGTCATAGTATTCGAAACTTAGAAAGAAGATACTTATATTCTGTGCTCCTTTTGATATCAAATCTTCCATATACACTGtttattccaattatttctaattgaGAATGTTGATTTTTCTCCCTAATTGGGAAGCTAATGTACAGCAGCAGACAAAATTTATGTGCAAGACTATTTTACAGCGTACCTAGGTATTCTTTTCGATTTACATACATGCTTCATCATAATCTTATATAATGTTAATCACACTTAGATAAAACTAATATCATAGCACCTTGACCATTTTGGCTTGTTATATATCACCGTTTCCATGCATGGAAGAATTTTAAGGTTTTGTTATCGGTAGCATATTTATCTTACATATCTATATTCGATCAccattttctaatttaaaTACGTAGTATCAAGTgtatattcttcaaacaGCTGGATTATTTAGGAGTTAAGTTGATGTCGAGtttcatatatttgaagtGGCGTTTGAACGTGAATCGCAATCGATTTCCTGCGATGTGATTCATGTTTCATGGTACATCTATCATATATTCTGAGTCATCATTTGTCACTAAGTACTACTTTTAGAACCTTAGTCCGTTAATAGCATttatttcttatcttttGTGATTGGGTTCTGAATAAGCTATTGGTTATAGTCTCGGGACTCGGTCCGACTGTGGATATTCCGCACACTATTAGCCTCGGCTACACCCGATCTGagcattgaaaaaaattgaaatatatatatatatatatatacatatatgcACATATATACGAAGTTAGAAGATTCTATCGTCTGTATAAGATCCAAACAAAATATAGACTATATATAACTGgcttatatttattaaaattcttcactTTTAAAAGcatttttttatattgcATGCATATTTAATACcgaaatagaagaaatacaaatataaatcGATATGGTTACCATATCAGAGATTAAGGAAACAAAAGCGTATAAAGTATTGAGTTCCGTGGTATCATTTCTTATTTCACAATGgttcttcttgtttttaGGAGCATTTGTTGCGATAGCACATTCATACCCCGAGTTTGCTAAACAAGGAGGGACAATCAGAGCAGAATATTCGATTCAATATGGTGCAGTAGCGgtgattttcttgattagTGGATTGTCAATGTCGACGGCGCTGCTTCGGgtcaatttattgaattggaGGGCCCATTTTACTGTTTTGTCGacatcatttttaattacaAGTTCAATTATATATGGAATAGCGTGCGGGATAAAAGCTGCAAACGACCCGTCTATGGACGAGTGGTTGTTAGCAGGGATGATTGTGACACATGCATGTCCAACTACTGTTTCATCGAATGTGGTTATGACCAAACAGGCTCATGGAAACGATGTGTTAACATTATTGGAAGTATCGGTGGGAAATATCTTAGGGGCGTTTGTAACTCCAGCATTGGTCCAGATGTACTTGGTGGGTACTTGGGAGTTTGCCAATCCAACCCATCAATCTTCTGGGGACACCAcaattcaagatttatACAGAGAAGCTATGAAACAATTAGGGTTATCCTTGTTTGTGCCGTTATTTGTGGGCCAAGTAATCCAAAATGTCTTCCCAAAACAAACTAAATGGACTTTAACGACGTTCAAGTTAGCTAAAGTTGGATCTTTTATGTTGTTGTTAATTATGTTTCAGTCATTCTCAACTGCATTTGCTCAGGATGCGTTTACTTCCGTCAGTCATGAATCgattatttttcttgtatttttcaacattggaatttatcttttcttcaCAGTCATGACGTATTTCTATTCGAGaccattatttattttgagaTATTTCAACGAAGAACCTAACGAATCGCATTCTAAAGCCTACAAATATGGTTACAAGTTACTTAGACCTTTCTACTATAATAGACGGGACACAGTGGCCATAATGTTATGTGGACCTGCAAAAACTGCTGCCCTAGGAGTGTCTATTATCTCTTCACAATATGgttcaaaaaatgaaaacttAGGTAAATTGTTGGTTCCTTTGGTGTTATACCAGGCTGAACAGGTCATTACTGCCCAGGTTTTAGTCAATTTCATGAGGAAGTGGATTTATGCGGAAGATAAAAAACCCGATGATATAGAAAGTGACGAGCATGGAGATAAAAATTCTCCTATTGAGAGCGAACAGTCCAACTCAGTGGGCGATAATAATGACTCAGAAAGTCAAGTTAGCAGACATAACTCTAGCATTACGAATTTAGGCGATACCAATAAGCTTTCTCCATAGATTgtttgatatttatatatataaaaatgtaTTAAGTACCCTTTAGTTTACTTCACCTTTCTGATCGCACctattttataaataaaattttatattatcaattatatattgGGTGAGTTAAAACAACTTAAGACAACTATAGATTGGTATAAGAACAAAAGCTCGAGTCTTTGAGCTCgaacattgaaattgaaatgaaTTAGCtatttaattttagaaatttttcatatattaGCTATAAGTTTGGTGAAACccttattattttttcatttgcaaGAATAGTGTAGAAGTGATCCAATAGAAATGATATCACACAAAGTAAAGCTCATCATAGTTGAGCACGAAATTGGATTAAATCATGTTCTTGgatcaattcaaataagaGCCATCAATGCTAATGGCACCAATGCAATTGAGAATGATGAAATCTTATTCATTGGGACAGTGCCTTCGTAAGCGCTTATAGTAGCTGTggaagaagcagaagcagaaTATCCTGAGCCTGGGCCTTTGTCTGATCCTGAGCCTGATCCTGAGCCTGATCCTGAGCCTGATCCTGATCCATTGTCGGATCCATCACCAGAATCATCACCAGAATCCGATCCTGTTGGGGTAGATGTTTCTGTATTTGATTGATCTCCTGACCCATTATCAGTATTAGAGGTATTGTTTTCTGAACCTGTTGGGGTATATGATGGAGTGGCAGTGTAAGTTTGGTCTTGTCTACTTGTCATTAAGGAATTACTAGCCTCACTAGCTGCAGTTTAACCTCGAataacaaaatatattgcCTCGTTATATCTGCGAGCCCGAATTTTATGTCCtattgatatattaaaaCAGACTAGAATAAGAAACGTGTTTAATGCATACGTTGTGTCCCGCTTCCGAGCTTACTAGCTAGATTGGTGACAGCAAAATCGTTAAACCCCAATAGAAGGACACAGCAAGATATGGAGTTGGACCAACTAGGTGCTACAAGTGACCCCGCTGCTCTTCTTGGTATTAGTATTACGTTATTTGGTTCGCCCTACTCGGCGACCCTTCTCCACTAGAATACTGTATATTGCTTCACATTCGTGCTATTGATGAGGTACCATGCATTAATCAACATCTCATGCCGAAGAAATAATAGAGGACAGAGTACCGCGAGACTAACTGAATATAAACACAATGCGGAGAATCGAAAATAACGTATTGTACGTACTAAGAACTGATAAAAGTAAATAATTAAGAATCAGAAAGATTGTCATTCATATACATCGAGATGTTTGTAATTTGGACAGATTGCATTGATGGTTTACTTTTACCGAAGATTGCAAACTAGTTTTGTTATGGATTTCTCGGAACTACCTTCAGTAGAAGTTTAAAAAAGATATAGGATAATGCACAGTAGTATTGATCATCGAATCCCATTAGATCAAAGTTTAGAAGGATCAGAACAATTGTCTAATATTTATCAGAATTTATCAGAGTTCATGCGATCTCAGATCCTGGGCTAGCAAAATGTATTTACTTGGGCGATTCAGTACATGATGACCTACTAAGAGGGTACTCTTGTGTGGCTATCGATATTCTAGAAGAGAACTGTTGGTTGAAGAACACAAACCCATGAGAACGGTGTTGACTACGATCACGGCTACATGGCTAATATTGGCCGTTTTGTATCTGGGCCATCACAATAGATTATTGTGAGGACTCCTGATCATTTACGACTGGCCCTAGGCGTGCTTCCGAGGATTAAAGGTCAAGTGAGTAATTTTTCTCGAAATCAAAAGTAACAGGAAACAGTTTTGCATTTGTCTTTAAGAGTTGACGCATGCAATGTTTCTCGAACAACATGCAATGCGATCTTGTGCGTCTAACAATACTAGTCGAAAtctaaaaaaaatatcGCGCCAAGTCAAAAATAGAGCTGTGTGGAGATCGAAATTATGGCAATAAGTAAATATGACCTTGATTGCTTGTACAATCCGGATACTTTCAGGTCCTACTTTAAGGTGTCATACTTCTGACTTCGTAATATGTCACATTATACAGGGAATTGGGCGGAAAATACTGTTCAATTTCCGCACATGCTAGCATATGGGGATACGAAGATGTCAAAAACACATGATGTAAATATATAGACAACTTCTTAATTTGTCTCAACTTTTTACCCTATTTACGTATGATGGAAGGCTCCATTTAGACCGCCGGGTGTTGAACGATAATTCCGCATGAGCACTTCATTCGAGCTCGTGcttaattttcaaagttgCAAATCATGCGCTATCAAACTAAGCTTTCATATTTGACTAATCTCTAGTTTATACAGCCATGTACTAGTAAAGTAAATTGTACGAATATCATTAGAATAAAACTTATATTGTCCAGTAAATGTATCTTTTTTGATAACTACTAATAGCTTCCCCAACCAAATGAGATATTCTTTTTTTATCcgattttattgaaaattgcAACTTTCTCGAAAATTAGCAGAGTTTAGGAAATGGATCTTTTCACACCGCCTATTTCTTAAACCTTACTTAAACTCGACAGATCTACAAATGAACCCAATCAGGCTAGTACTATCAATCACTATATATTGAGTGGATGGTGGTTTAAAGACCATCTCATAGTATTGCAACTCATAGTATTGTAGTAATGTCGCCTCCACGACAATCCACTCATGTGACAGGCGGTTCATGATAGAACACGAATACATTCCACCAAAATAGGACAGGATGTTACCCAAAGAGAATGTCGGGCTCCAGGCTccattatttattcatcGACACTaaaaactttttcaaaccCCGACTCCTTACTGAGCGCGACCACGCCGCACCGACCCGCATGCCAGACACCATATCCACACCCTTTGCAACCCTCCGTCGCGTCGATATGGCCTATCACACGTCTACCGCGATGCACCATGCTTCGCTGACCCAGAAACCTTGCTGCACTCACAGGCATTGGCTTGGGCCACCGTTGGCTCGGTAGCCTCCATTCTGGTGTCACCAGACGCTCGAGCGCCATTCTTTCCGCACCGTTTTGCCCGAAACAGTAATATCGTCCATTTGGTCGCATTTTGTGGTCACCTCACGCTCTTATTACCTCTCTAATATTCACCAGACCTCTATCTTAACATAACCAACACCGTACCACCGTACCACCCTAGCCCATCTCCACTCTCCTGTTCCCATCATGGCTCCCACCACGGCTCCCTGCCATTACCTACTGTCCGTTCTTTCCTCCACGCTTCACGCTCTGTATCTGCCTTTGTCCACCGTACAATAGACACCTGCTCCAAAATACTGTCGCAACACCCTTCTGTAGTCGCTTTCCCAATCTTCGGGTTACTACTGCATTCCTTCGATGCCATAGATCCACTGTACCATCCAGACACCCATACTGATCGGAGGAATTTGATCGTCATAAGGGCGCACGACATTCGCGGTTCACGATTCAcgaaatttttcaacacGATATGCATTTTTAGGTGAAAGTTCACTTATGTTACGCGTTAGATTTTACAAGgagatttatatatatatcaagTTGGCAGAAGTACGTTAAAGATTGATCAAGTAAGTTGATTTCAGCGTCTGTTTTACATTTTAAACATAGGTTGAAATGCAATTACAGGGGTCTAAGACAGGTAGCGAGGCCAAGTATGGGCCGCCAACACACGTTAGACGCAAGCCGTATAATTTGATGCTAGAACTCCTTGAAAGCCAGGCGAATAGGAAATTGGTGAGCGAGTACCAGGCAGATGGCACGAAGGTTTTGGCACAGTTGGAGGCGTCACGGGGGGTGAATCCGGCCATGATCGAGTTGCAGCCAGAGATCCAATGGTTCATGAGGCCGTTTTTGTTGGACTTTCTCATTGAGCTCCACTCGTCGTTCAAATTACAGCCACAAACATTGTTTTTATGCTTGAACATCATTGACCGTTACTGTGCTAAGAGAATTGTGTTCAAGAGGCATTACCAGCTCGTGGGATGTACTGCTCTTTGGATTGCTGGCAAATACGAAGATAAAAAGAGCCGGGTGCCTACATTGAGGGAATTATCGATAATGTGTCGTAATGCATACGACGAGGAGATGTTTATCCAGATGGAGATGCACATATTGGCCACACTCGAGTGGTCATTGAGCCATGCAAACTTAGAGGAATGTTTGCAACTAGCCATTTCGTCGTGTGACATCACAACCCACGGCACTCCGTgtaaatacaataatatagATGACAAGTCGAACACTATGAATAATACATCCAAGGTGTCTGCTGTGACGGCAGTGGGTCGATTCTTGTGTGAACTATCCTTATATGATAAGTTCTTCTTGTCGCTTCCACCATCACTTATCGCAGTAACAGCCAACTTGATGGCTTGTTCCATGTTACAAATCCCTAATGCATCTGCTTCATTGCGAgcaatattcaaaaagtaCACATCTGAATCTGAAATCCCCGGgtttgatttcaatgaatACGATGAAAATTCCGAAAACAGACAACCCGAAGTAGAAGGTCCCTTCTTAAGTGGATTCGATTCATCCTCGCTTAATACCATTAGAAAAATTTGCTTAATGTTAATCGTACAATTAGGAAAGATTACCGATGTATTGTCTAAGAAATATGACGATTTGGGAGTTATTCAAGTTGTCAAAAACTTTAATAATCGCTACAGTTTTGCCGTTTCGGCCATATATGAAAACCAGAATATAGTGCAAGAAGCTTCTATGATAGAGCTCACAAACTCGAAACTATATAATCTCGCAGATATAGTTTTGCAACTCCCTAATCTGAATCTCGAAACGAGAAATGAAAACCACGTTCCTTTAACCCCACCATCGGCTACCTCACAATACTCAGTATTCTCCAATAAGAGTCTGGTATCTGTATGTACACCAATACATTCAACCTATTTGCCTAGTTCAGAAAGAATGGACGACTTCTCGCCCATGCAAGATCCTGGTAACAACGGTTGGTCTTCGCCTGCCTCATCTGCTAAAATTCACATATAGTAAATTCGCTGTTCTTCCGTTTACAGCTATTGAAATATCAGTAGTATTGCATTATTCAGTTCTATTAACTtacataattttaataaaatattaatttacGTAACTAACTATAAATACCTTGTGTAAGTAATTGGAACTGGTCATATAATCTGGTATATACGCTTCCAATACTCTTTCCAATCAAGCCTGTTTCCACAAATGCATCACATTCCTCGTCACTTAAGTCCAGTTGTAATCTTTGTTTCAACAAAACACTGGTTTGGGCACCATTCTTAAAACATGGTAAACTAGAGTCCTTTTGCATtaaatcaacaatattaattaaatgatCACAATTCTTCCTCAAAGCTTTGAAGCATTCCTTACATAATTCCTTAAATTTAAGATATTGAGCACCTTCTAATCCTCCTAATACTTcaacatattcaaatatcAACTTAAAAGGCGCAGCTTCAAAGCCGACACTACCAGGTGAATTCGATAACAAgaatccaaaatcaatatgaat harbors:
- a CDS encoding DEHA2E11132p (no similarity), which gives rise to MTSRQDQTYTATPSYTPTGSENNTSNTDNGSGDQSNTETSTPTGSDSGDDSGDGSDNGSGSGSGSGSGSGSGSDKGPGSGYSASASSTATISAYEGTVPMNKISSFSIALVPLALMALI
- a CDS encoding DEHA2E11154p (no similarity), translated to MELDQLGATSDPAALLGISITLFGSPYSATLLH
- a CDS encoding DEHA2E11110p (similar to uniprot|Q05131 Saccharomyces cerevisiae YMR034C); translated protein: MVTISEIKETKAYKVLSSVVSFLISQWFFLFLGAFVAIAHSYPEFAKQGGTIRAEYSIQYGAVAVIFLISGLSMSTASLRVNLLNWRAHFTVLSTSFLITSSIIYGIACGIKAANDPSMDEWLLAGMIVTHACPTTVSSNVVMTKQAHGNDVLTLLEVSVGNILGAFVTPALVQMYLVGTWEFANPTHQSSGDTTIQDLYREAMKQLGLSLFVPLFVGQVIQNVFPKQTKWTLTTFKLAKVGSFMLLLIMFQSFSTAFAQDAFTSVSHESIIFLVFFNIGIYLFFTVMTYFYSRPLFILRYFNEEPNESHSKAYKYGYKLLRPFYYNRRDTVAIMLCGPAKTAALGVSIISSQYGSKNENLGKLLVPLVLYQAEQVITAQVLVNFMRKWIYAEDKKPDDIESDEHGDKNSPIESEQSNSVGDNNDSESQVSRHNSSITNLGDTNKLSP
- a CDS encoding DEHA2E11176p (no similarity) — translated: MHIVLKNFVNREPRMSCALMTIKFLRSVWVSGWYSGSMASKECSSNPKIGKATTEGCCDSILEQVSIVRWTKADTEREAWRKERTVGNGREPWWEP
- a CDS encoding DEHA2E11198p (similar to ca|CA2479|CaCCN1 Candida albicans CaCCN1 G1 cyclin); the protein is MQLQGSKTGSEAKYGPPTHVRRKPYNLMLELLESQANRKLVSEYQADGTKVLAQLEASRGVNPAMIELQPEIQWFMRPFLLDFLIELHSSFKLQPQTLFLCLNIIDRYCAKRIVFKRHYQLVGCTALWIAGKYEDKKSRVPTLRELSIMCRNAYDEEMFIQMEMHILATLEWSLSHANLEECLQLAISSCDITTHGTPCKYNNIDDKSNTMNNTSKVSAVTAVGRFLCELSLYDKFFLSLPPSLIAVTANLMACSMLQIPNASASLRAIFKKYTSESEIPGFDFNEYDENSENRQPEVEGPFLSGFDSSSLNTIRKICLMLIVQLGKITDVLSKKYDDLGVIQVVKNFNNRYSFAVSAIYENQNIVQEASMIELTNSKLYNLADIVLQLPNSNLETRNENHVPLTPPSATSQYSVFSNKSSVSVCTPIHSTYLPSSERMDDFSPMQDPGNNGWSSPASSAKIHI